The DNA sequence TCGATGATCTTGCTGGTGGGCTTGCCAGCACCGTGGCCGGCCTGCACGTCCACACGGATCAGCACCGGGTTCGGGCCTTGGTGCGCGGCCTGCAACGCACTGATGAACTTGAAGCTGTGCGCCGGCACCACGCGGTCATCGTGGTCGGCGGTCATCACCAGGGTGGCGGGGTAGGCGGTGCCGGGCTTGATGTTGTGCAGCGGTGAGTAGGCCTTGAGGTACACGAATTCCTCGGGGCTGTTGTCCGCATTGCCGTACTCGGGCGTCCAGCCGAAGCCCGCGGTGAACTTCTGGAAGCGCAGCATGTCCAGCACGCCCACCACGGGAAAGGCCACCTGGAACAGTTCGGGGCGCTGCGTCATCACGGCGCCCACGAGCAGTCCGCCGTTGCTGCCACCCATGATGCCGAGCTTCCCCTTGCTGGTGTACTTCTCCTTCACCAGGTATTCCGCCGCGGCGATGAAGTCGTCGAACACATTCTGCTTCTTCTCCTTCATCCCGGCCTGGTGCCAGTCCTCGCCATACTCGCCGCCGCCGCGCAGGTTGGCCATGGCGTACACCCCGCCCTGTTCCAACAACAGCATGCGGCTCACACTGAAACTCGGGCTCAGGCTGATGTTGAAACCGCCATAGGCATACAACAGCGTGGGATTCCCGCCGTCCAGCTTCAGACCCTTCTTATGGGTGATGAACATGGGCACCCGCGTACCATCCTTGCTCGGGTAGAACACCTGCTTCGTCTCGAACTGGTCGGGATCGAACTTCAGTTCCGGCCTGAAGTAGATCTCGCTCTTGCCGGTGGCGATGTCGTACTTGTAGATGGTCCCGGGGTCCGTGAAATCGGTGTAGCTGTAAAAGGTGTAGGTGTAGTCGCGCCGGCCGCCGAAACCACCCGCGCTGCCCAGTCCCGGCAGTTCGATCTCGCGCTCGTTGGTGCCATCGGGGTCGTAGCGGTAGATGCGGGTGGTCACATCCTTCAGGTAGTCGGCGAAGAGCTGCCCGCCGCAAAGACCGGCGCTCTCCAGCAGTTGGTCCTTGTGCGGTAGCACGTCCACCCAGTGTTCCTTGGCGGGTTTGGCGGGGTCCACGGCCACCAAGCGGTAGTTGGGTGCGTCCACGTTGGTCCGTACCAGCAACCGGTCGCGCTTGTGGTCGTAGTCCATGATGCCGGTCTTGAAGTCGAAGCCCTGTTGCAAGGGCACCCAGGCCGTGCCCTGCTTCGGCAAACCGCCCTTGCGCAGGTCGTGGTAGTATTGCTCGTAGCCATCGGTGCCGGTGCTGATGCGCAACGTGGCGAACTCCTCCCCTTCGGTGACGCCCACGCCCACGTAACGGTCCGGGTTCCGTTCGTCCTTGTACACCAGGATGTCAGCGCTTTGGGGGGTGCCCACCTGGTGGTAGTACACCATCTGCCCCAGGCTGGCGACGCTGAGCTTGCTGCCCTTCGTCACCGCCGGGAATCGGCTGTAGAAGAAGCCGTCCTTGTACCAACTGGCACCACTGAATTTCACCCACTCCAGCTTGTCGTCCAACTTGGTCATGGTGCCCAGGTCCCAGATCTCGAACTCCTGCCAGTCGCTGCCGGCACGCTGCACATTCACCACCATGTAGCGGCGGTCCAGGCTGGCGCCACTGAGGTTGATGCTGGTGGTGCCCGCCGGATCGACCGCGTTGGGGTCGATGAAGACCTGGTCCTCGCCATCGAGGCCCTTGCGCACGTAGATGACGTACTGGTTCTGCAGGCCACTGTTGCGGTACTGGAAGTATAGGTCGCCCACGCGGACCGGCGCACTGACTTTCGCATAGTCATAGAGTTCCTCGAAGCGCTTGGCGATGCCGTCCCGAAAAGGGATGTCGTTCAGCCAGGCCTGCGTCACCTCGTTCTGCCGCCGCACCCAGTCGGCGGTCTCCTCGGTGGTGTCGTTCTCCAGCCAGCGGTAGGGATCGGGCACCCAGGTGCCGTGGAGGGTGTCACCGGCGGTGGGGTCCTGCCGGGTTTCGGGATATTGGATGGTGGTCACTTCGGCGGGCTCCGTGCCACAGGCATTGATCAACATGGCGAGCGGGGCGGCAAAGATGAAAGGTCTGCGCATGGTCTGTCCTGCCATTCGTTGCGGCAGGCGCCGAAGCTATGAAGCGCGGAGACCGGCGACGGCGGGGTCTCCACCTGCGGTGAAAGTTGTGACGAATGGGATCAGGCGCGCTTGCGGCGTTCCACGGACACCGTGGTGAGCTCGTACACCGTGCCACCACCCTCCAGCAGGGCCACGCTCGCATCCAGCTGGCCCGCCAGCGTATGGATAAGCTCGATGCCCAGGCTGTTGGGGCGTTCCCAACGCGAACGATCGGGCAGGCCCACACCGTCGTCGCCGATGCGCAAGGTGAGGCCCCGGGCCATGTCGCCGGTGAAGTGGACCAGGATGGTCCCTTCCTGCCGCCCCTTGAAGGCGTACTTCAGCGCGTTGGACAGGATCTCGGTGATGAGCAGCCCCAGGGGTATCAAGGTGTCCACGCCCAGGGTCCCCGCTTCGATGCGGATGTCGAGCTTCAACCGGATGTCGATGGTGTAGGCGTGGCAGAGGTCGCGCACCAGCTGGTCCAG is a window from the Flavobacteriales bacterium genome containing:
- a CDS encoding S9 family peptidase, giving the protein MRRPFIFAAPLAMLINACGTEPAEVTTIQYPETRQDPTAGDTLHGTWVPDPYRWLENDTTEETADWVRRQNEVTQAWLNDIPFRDGIAKRFEELYDYAKVSAPVRVGDLYFQYRNSGLQNQYVIYVRKGLDGEDQVFIDPNAVDPAGTTSINLSGASLDRRYMVVNVQRAGSDWQEFEIWDLGTMTKLDDKLEWVKFSGASWYKDGFFYSRFPAVTKGSKLSVASLGQMVYYHQVGTPQSADILVYKDERNPDRYVGVGVTEGEEFATLRISTGTDGYEQYYHDLRKGGLPKQGTAWVPLQQGFDFKTGIMDYDHKRDRLLVRTNVDAPNYRLVAVDPAKPAKEHWVDVLPHKDQLLESAGLCGGQLFADYLKDVTTRIYRYDPDGTNEREIELPGLGSAGGFGGRRDYTYTFYSYTDFTDPGTIYKYDIATGKSEIYFRPELKFDPDQFETKQVFYPSKDGTRVPMFITHKKGLKLDGGNPTLLYAYGGFNISLSPSFSVSRMLLLEQGGVYAMANLRGGGEYGEDWHQAGMKEKKQNVFDDFIAAAEYLVKEKYTSKGKLGIMGGSNGGLLVGAVMTQRPELFQVAFPVVGVLDMLRFQKFTAGFGWTPEYGNADNSPEEFVYLKAYSPLHNIKPGTAYPATLVMTADHDDRVVPAHSFKFISALQAAHQGPNPVLIRVDVQAGHGAGKPTSKIIEEQADQWGFFWKNVGFTPKY